The Apium graveolens cultivar Ventura chromosome 11, ASM990537v1, whole genome shotgun sequence genome has a window encoding:
- the LOC141698358 gene encoding callose synthase 12-like, producing the protein MSLRHRHPTPSQETPPSERAFNIIPVDTLLADHPSLRFPEVRATITALRDVGNLSLPPSVSQWEPHMDLLDWLAAFFGFQRDNVRNQREHLVLHLANTQMRQSDNIDSLDPVVLRRFRHKLLKNYETWCSFVGKRSKVKLGHNSHSDTDHQRRQLLYVSLYLLIWGESANLRFVPECICFIFHHLAMELTNILDDHIDKYTGKPFLPSVSGENAYLNKIVKPIYNTISGEVDNSKNGTAPHSAWRNYDDINEYFWSKRCFQKLKWPIDLNSNFLVADNRGGKWIGKTGFVEQRSFWNLFRSFDKLWIMLILFFQVGVIVAWDEKDYVWQSLESKDVQVKCLSAFITWSALRLLRSILDARMQHKIVSRETLGPGVRMILKIGVAAAWILVFVFCYWKMWSHRYDDKRWSAKANDWVTRYCQAAVVYLIPEFLAIILFLLPWVRNFIEETDWKVFYVLSWWFQSRIYVGRGLREGLVDNIKYTIFWIVVLGTKFCFSYYLQIKPMVEPTHALINKKNVKYEWDQIFKKNNIAAVGLLWLPVVLIYLMDIQIWYSIYSSFVGVGVGLFQHLGEIRNMQQLKLRFQFFASAVQFNLMPKEHVLNARVNLITKIQDGINRLKLRYGLGRPFKKLESNETEAQKFELMWNEIIMTFREEDILSDQEVELLELPKNTWDIRVIRWPCFLLRNELLLALSQANELVDAPDKWLWYKIRKHDYRRYAVIESYDTTKHLLLQIVKGNTEEHSIITALFHEIDTAIQSETLTKKFRMTALPKIHAKLIALLSLINKPKKDISKMVNTLQALYEVTIRDFYREKRSTDQLRVDGLAPSEKLISEGLLFENAIELPDTNIDTFYCQARRLHTILTSRDSMQNVPKNFEARRRLAFFSNSLFMNMPHAPQVEKMRAFSVLTPYYNEEVLYSKENLRTENEDGITTLYYLQTIYDDEWENFLQRMKREGMVNINEIWTSKVRDLRLWASYRGQTLARTVRGMMYYSRALKMLAFLDTASEMDIREGSRELYTVKHSSTSNSMTLEKSLSTRSFSRVDDVTKSLFKGHEYGTALMKYTYVIACQIYGAQKAKKDPRAEDILYLMKNNEALRVAYVDEVPRGRDNMEYYSVLVKYDQQLKKEVEIYRVQLPGPLKLGEGKPENQNHAFIFTRGDAVQTIDMNQDNYFEEALKMRNLLEEYRHYYGIRKPTILGVREHIFTASVSSLAWFMSAQETSFVTLGQRVLADPLKVRMHYGHPDVFDRFWFLTRGGISKASRVINISEDIFAGFNCTLRGGNVTHHEYIQVGKGRDVGLNQISMFEAKVASGNGEQVLSRDLYRLGHRLDFFRMLSFFYTTVGFYMNTLIIIFTVYSFLWGRLYLALSGIEKAMVDDVANNTAFGTILNQQFLLQLGVFTALPMIVENSLELGFLSAIWEFITMQLQLSSVFFTFSMGTRSHYFGRTILHGGAEYRATGRGFVVEHKSFAENYRLYARSHFIKAIELGLILIIYAAYGAVAKDTFVYIVLTISSWFMVVSWIMAPFVFNPSAFDWLKLVYDYDDFMNWIWFRGSVFAKSDQSWERWWYEEQDHLKTTGFWGKVLEVILDLRFFFFQYGIVYQLGISSGSHSIIVYLFSWIYAVVVLAVYCAVRYAQETYAEKEHIYYRLCQLQIIIVVILLIIGLLQFTEFEFVDIFRSMLALIPTGWGIILIAQVFRPSLENTEIWRIIVSLARVYDIMFGVIVMTPVAVLSWFPGFQAMQTRILFNDAFTRGLQIFKIVTAKKS; encoded by the coding sequence ATGAGCCTCCGTCACCGCCACCCAACACCGTCCCAGGAGACTCCACCATCGGAACGAGCCTTTAACATAATCCCAGTAGATACCCTCCTTGCTGACCACCCTTCCCTCCGTTTCCCAGAAGTTCGAGCCACCATCACCGCTCTTCGTGACGTTGGGAACCTCAGTTTACCACCCTCAGTGAGCCAATGGGAACCCCACATGGACCTCCTCGATTGGCTAGCTGCATTCTTTGGTTTCCAACGCGACAACGTTAGAAATCAACGGGAACACCTGGTCCTCCACTTAGCCAATACACAAATGCGCCAATCTGACAACATTGATTCCCTTGACCCTGTTGTCCTTCGCAGGTTTCGCCACAAACttctcaaaaattatgaaacttggTGTTCCTTTGTTGGCAAGAGATCCAAAGTGAAACTTGGCCATAATTCACACTCTGACACTGATCACCAGCGACGTCAGCTTCTTTATGTTTCTCTATATCTTCTTATCTGGGGTGAGTCTGCAAATCTTCGGTTTGTTCCAGAATGTATTTGCTTTATATTTCACCACCTAGCCATGGAACTCACTAATATTCTTGATGATCATATTGATAAATATACCGGCAAACCATTTCTACCTTCTGTTTCTGGAGAAAATGCTTACTTGAATAAGATTGTGAAGCCCATTTATAATACAATTAGTGGTGAGGTGGATAATAGTAAGAATGGGACTGCGCCGCATTCAGCATGGAGAAATTATGATGATATAAATGAGTATTTTTGGAGTAAGAGGTGCTTTCAAAAATTGAAATGGCCTATTGATCTAAATAGTAATTTTCTAGTGGCTGATAATAGAGGTGGTAAATGGATTGGAAAGACAGGGTTTGTAGAGCAGAGGTCTTTTTGGAACCTGTTTCGGAGTTTTGACAAGCTTTGGATAATGTTGATTTTGTTTTTCCAGGTTGGAGTTATTGTGGCTTGGGATGAGAAAGACTATGTGTGGCAATCACTTGAAAGTAAAGATGTTCAAGTGAAATGTTTGTCTGCCTTCATAACATGGAGTGCTTTGAGATTACTTCGGTCTATCCTTGATGCGCGAATGCAGCATAAAATAGTTTCAAGGGAGACTTTGGGGCCTGGTGTGAGGATGATATTAAAGATTGGTGTTGCTGCAGCTTGGATtcttgtttttgtgttttgttaCTGGAAGATGTGGAGTCATAGATATGATGACAAGAGGTGGTCAGCTAAGGCCAATGACTGGGTGACAAGATACTGTCAGGCTGCAGTTGTATATCTTATACCAGAGTTTCTGGCTATAATACTATTTCTGTTGCCATGGGTTAGAAATTTCATTGAGGAAACAGACTGGAAGGTCTTCTATGTGCTGTCTTGGTGGTTTCAGAGCCGGATTTATGTTGGTCGTGGCCTCAGGGAAGGTCTTGTGGATAATATTAAGTATACCATATTTTGGATTGTGGTGCTTGGTACAAAATTTTGCTTTAGTTACTATTTACAGATCAAACCCATGGTAGAACCTACACATGCCCTTATAAACAAGAAGAATGTGAAGTATGAATGGGACCAGATCTTTAAGAAAAACAACATTGCTGCAGTAGGGCTCCTGTGGCTTCCTGTCGTATTAATTTACCTCATGGACATACAGATTTGGTACTCCATTTATTCTTCATTTGTTGGTGTAGGAGTTGGACTATTCCAACACTTGGGCGAAATTCGGAACATGCAGCAGTTGAAGTTGAGATTCCAGTTCTTTGCAAGTGCAGTTCAGTTCAATCTCATGCCAAAGGAACATGTACTGAATGCAAGGGTTAATTTGATAACAAAGATTCAAGATGGCATTAACCGATTAAAGTTGAGGTACGGGCTTGGTCGCCCCTTTAAGAAGCTTGAATCTAATGAGACAGAAGCACAGAAATTCGAGTTGATGTGGAATGAGATCATAATGACGTTTAGGGAAGAAGATATTCTCAGTGATCAAGAGGTTGAACTGTTGGAGCTGCCAAAGAATACCTGGGACATCAGGGTTATCCGTTGGCCGTGTTTTCTCCTCCGCAATGAGTTGCTGCTGGCCCTTAGCCAGGCTAATGAGTTAGTTGATGCTCCTGACAAGTGGCTTTGGTATAAAATTCGCAAGCATGACTACAGGCGCTATGCTGTAATTGAGTCATATGACACTACAAAGCACCTCTTGCTGCAAATTGTCAAAGGAAACACTGAAGAGCATTCCATCATTACAGCTTTATTCCATGAGATTGATACTGCAATACAGTCGGAGACCCTCACGAAAAAATTCAGAATGACTGCTCTTCCCAAGATTCATGCCAAGTTGATTGCTCTACTTAGTCTTATAAACAAGCCAAAAAAAGACATCAGCAAAATGGTAAACACTCTACAGGCCCTTTATGAGGTTACTATTAGAGATTTCTACAGAGAGAAGAGGAGCACTGATCAGCTTAGAGTGGATGGCTTGGCTCCAAGCGAGAAACTTATAAGTGAAGGATTGCTTTTTGAGAATGCTATTGAGTTGCCAGATACAAACATTGATACTTTCTATTGCCAGGCTCGACGCTTGCACACCATTCTTACTTCTCGGGACTCCATGCAAAATGTCCCTAAAAATTTTGAAGCCAGACGGCGACTTGCCTTCTTTAGCAACTCTCTGTTTATGAACATGCCTCATGCTCCTCAAGTTGAGAAAATGAGAGCCTTCAGTGTTTTGACTCCTTATTACAATGAAGAAGTATTGTACAGCAAGGAAAACCTCCGAACAGAGAATGAAGATGGAATTACCactctatattacttgcaaacgaTATATGATGATGAGTGGGAAAATTTCTTACAGAGAATGAAGCGTGAAGGAATGGTAAACATTAATGAGATCTGGACAAGCAAGGTGAGAGATCTTCGTCTATGGGCATCATACAGAGGCCAAACACTGGCCCGTACTGTGAGAGGAATGATGTATTACTCTCGGGCTCTCAAGATGCTGGCTTTTCTTGACACTGCATCTGAGATGGACATTAGGGAAGGATCAAGGGAGCTTTATACAGTGAAGCATAGTAGCACCTCAAACAGCATGACCTTAGAAAAGTCATTATCTACCAGAAGTTTTAGTAGAGTAGATGATGTAACAAAGTCATTGTTTAAAGGACACGAATATGGAACTGCTTTGATGAAATACACTTACGTAATTGCCTGCCAGATATATGGCGCTCAGAAGGCCAAGAAGGACCCTCGTGCAGAAGACATTCTGTATCTAATGAAAAACAATGAGGCTCTTCGAGTGGCCTATGTTGATGAGGTTCCCCGCGGGAGAGATAATATGGAGTACTACTCTGTTCTAGTAAAGTATGATCAACAATTGAAAAAGGAAGTAGAGATTTACCGAGTTCAGTTGCCTGGTCCCTTAAAGCTTGGAGAGGGGAAACCGGAGAATCAAAACCATGCTTTTATCTTTACTAGGGGAGATGCTGTACAGACTATTGATATGAATCAAGACAACTACTTTGAGGAGGCACTCAAAATGCGTAATCTACTGGAAGAGTACAGACACTACTATGGTATCAGGAAGCCTACAATCTTGGGTGTTCGAGAACACATTTTCACTGCTTCTGTATCATCACTTGCTTGGTTCATGTCAGCTCAGGAGACTAGTTTTGTCACATTAGGACAACGTGTGTTGGCAGACCCTTTGAAAGTTCGCATGCATTATGGCCACCCGGATGTATTTGACAGGTTTTGGTTCTTAACTAGAGGTGGAATAAGCAAAGCCTCTAGGGTGATAAATATAAGTGAAGACATTTTTGCGGGGTTTAACTGCACTTTGCGTGGTGGGAATGTCACTCATCATGAGTACATACAGGTTGGGAAGGGAAGGGATGTGGGTTTAAATCAAATATCTATGTTTGAAGCCAAGGTTGCAAGTGGAAACGGTGAGCAAGTTCTCAGCAGAGATTTATATAGGTTAGGACATAGACTAGACTTCTTTAGGATGCTGTCATTCTTCTACACTACAGTAGGTTTTTATATGAATACATTGATAATAATCTTTACTGTTTATTCATTCCTCTGGGGTCGGCTCTATCTGGCTCTTAGCGGGATTGAGAAAGCTATGGTAGACGATGTAGCTAACAATACAGCGTTTGGTACAATATTGAACCAGCAGTTCCTATTACAGCTTGGAGTTTTCACTGCATTGCCAATGATAGTGGAGAACTCTCTGGAACTTGGGTTCCTTTCGGCCATTTGGGAGTTTATAACAATGCAACTCCAGCTTTCATCAGTATTCTTCACATTCTCCATGGGAACTCGTTCCCACTATTTTGGCAGAACTATTCTCCACGGTGGTGCAGAGTATAGGGCAACTGGTCGTGGTTTTGTTGTGGAACACAAGAGTTTTGCAGAGAATTATAGATTGTATGCGCGTAGCCACTTTATAAAGGCAATTGAGCTTGGGCTAATACTTATAATCTATGCTGCATACGGTGCTGTAGCCAAGGACACATTTGTGTACATAGTGTTGACCATATCAAGCTGGTTTATGGTAGTGTCATGGATCATGGCCCCATTCGTATTCAATCCTTCTGCATTTGATTGGTTAAAACTTGTATATGACTATGATGATTTCATGAACTGGATATGGTTCCGAGGTAGTGTTTTTGCCAAATCCGATCAGAGCTGGGAAAGATGGTGGTACGAGGAACAGGATCATCTAAAAACAACAGGGTTTTGGGGTAAAGTCCTGGAAGTAATATTAGACCTCCGGTTTTTCTTTTTCCAATATGGAATTGTATACCAGCTAGGAATATCTAGTGGGAGTCACAGTATAATTGTTTACCTGTTTTCTTGGATATATGCAGTAGTGGTTCTTGCAGTTTATTGTGCAGTGAGGTACGCTCAGGAAACATATGCCGAGAAAGAACATATATACTACAGATTATGTCAGTTGCAGATTATCATAGTGGTGATACTTCTGATTATCGGACTGTTGCAGTTTACAGAATTTGAATTTGTCGATATTTTCAGAAGTATGTTGGCACTTATTCCAACAGGCTGGGGAATAATATTGATTGCTCAAGTGTTTCGACCAAGTCTAGAGAACACCGAGATCTGGAGGATTATTGTATCTTTGGCTCGGGTTTACGACATAATGTTTGGAGTGATTGTGATGACTCCTGTGGCAGTTTTATCCTGGTTCCCTGGCTTCCAAGCCATGCAAACAAGAATTCTCTTTAATGATGCATTTACTAGAGGTCTCCAGATTTTTAAGATTGTCACTGCAAAAAAAAGCTAG